In Amycolatopsis jiangsuensis, the following proteins share a genomic window:
- a CDS encoding helix-turn-helix transcriptional regulator, translating into MYGEWLRREGRRVDARVQLRAAQESFAEMGAHAFAERASRELLATGERARRRVPETSSQLTPQESRIAVLARDGRSNPEIGTALSISPRTVEYHLHKVFTKLDIASRTELHLVLSAARTR; encoded by the coding sequence GTGTACGGCGAGTGGCTGCGCCGGGAAGGACGGCGAGTCGACGCGAGGGTGCAGCTGCGGGCAGCGCAGGAGTCGTTCGCGGAGATGGGCGCGCACGCCTTCGCCGAGCGCGCGTCGCGCGAACTGCTCGCGACCGGCGAACGAGCACGGCGGCGCGTTCCCGAGACCAGCTCCCAGCTCACCCCGCAGGAGAGCCGGATCGCGGTGCTCGCCCGCGACGGCCGGTCCAACCCCGAGATCGGGACCGCCCTGTCGATCAGCCCGCGCACCGTCGAGTACCACCTGCACAAGGTGTTCACCAAGCTCGACATCGCTTCCCGGACCGAACTGCACCTGGTGCTCTCGGCGGCCCGGACGCGCTGA
- a CDS encoding helix-turn-helix domain-containing protein, with product MAAVDDIDLRVSERLRELRDERGITLAALAGQTGISAPHLSRLEKGERQPSIGALLQLARVYGVSVSRLVEERDEDDLHLVRAGEAPVHVGQDGRYTVLSGPRAAISVVRIELAAGKPTTAAEHVGEEWLHVVSGTVRLTLDDRKETLETGDSAHFDSARPHRLTAARRRSATVLIVSSAATVPMRHPVPR from the coding sequence ATGGCAGCAGTGGACGACATCGACCTGCGGGTGAGCGAACGGCTTCGCGAGCTGCGTGACGAGCGCGGCATCACGCTCGCCGCGCTCGCCGGGCAGACCGGGATCTCCGCGCCGCACCTGTCCCGTCTGGAAAAGGGCGAACGGCAGCCCTCGATCGGCGCGCTCCTGCAGCTGGCCCGGGTCTACGGCGTTTCGGTCAGCCGGCTGGTCGAGGAGCGCGACGAGGACGATCTGCACCTCGTCCGGGCCGGCGAAGCACCGGTGCACGTCGGACAGGACGGCCGCTACACGGTGCTGAGCGGCCCGCGTGCCGCGATTTCCGTGGTACGCATCGAACTCGCGGCAGGCAAACCGACCACAGCGGCCGAACACGTCGGTGAGGAATGGCTGCACGTCGTGTCGGGCACCGTGCGGCTGACCCTCGACGACCGCAAGGAAACACTGGAGACCGGCGACTCCGCGCATTTCGACTCGGCCCGGCCGCACCGGCTCACCGCCGCGCGGCGAAGGTCGGCGACCGTGCTGATCGTTTCCAGCGCGGCCACCGTACCCATGCGCCATCCGGTCCCGCGCTGA
- a CDS encoding MFS transporter, with product MRPWLRAGAAVLVVGWGANQFSPLLIVYRDQEHLSPAVVTAIFGAYVVGLVPALFAGASVSDRLGRRRVMLPVLALSAAASVILLSGAHSIGLLFAGRLAAGIASGAAFGPGSAWIKELSAGAGAGAGARRAAMSLSAGFGGGPLVAGVLAQWLPAPAVTPYVVHVAVTAVVGVLVWRVPETVRERDVPGTVRRRELRRALATREFRWRIAPSAPLIFGAATTSFAIMPALLPVPGAPVAAGGAIAGLTLGTGVLVQPLARVLERKRAGSVLTVGLVVVVGGLVLAALAAAVQLVILVVPTAILLGAGYGMLLVGGLSGIEALAEADDLATATAVFYCFAYAGFAVPYLFTAVNHVVPGSVVLVIAAAAVAVLAAVTTVSARSAGPA from the coding sequence ATGAGGCCGTGGCTCCGAGCGGGCGCGGCCGTACTGGTGGTCGGCTGGGGCGCGAACCAGTTCTCTCCGCTGCTGATCGTGTACCGGGACCAGGAGCACCTCTCGCCCGCGGTCGTGACGGCGATCTTCGGCGCGTACGTCGTCGGCCTGGTTCCCGCGCTGTTCGCCGGGGCGTCGGTGTCCGACCGGCTGGGCCGCCGCCGCGTGATGCTGCCCGTGCTGGCGCTTTCGGCGGCCGCGTCGGTCATCCTGCTCTCCGGCGCGCATTCGATCGGGCTGCTGTTCGCCGGGCGGCTGGCCGCGGGGATCGCCTCCGGCGCGGCGTTCGGCCCGGGAAGTGCGTGGATCAAAGAACTTTCCGCCGGGGCGGGCGCGGGTGCGGGTGCCCGCCGGGCCGCGATGTCGTTGAGCGCGGGCTTCGGCGGCGGACCTCTCGTGGCCGGTGTGCTCGCGCAGTGGCTGCCTGCTCCGGCGGTCACGCCCTACGTCGTGCACGTGGCTGTCACCGCCGTCGTCGGCGTGCTGGTGTGGCGGGTGCCGGAGACCGTGCGCGAACGCGACGTGCCGGGCACGGTCCGTCGCCGCGAACTCCGGCGCGCGCTGGCGACGCGGGAGTTCCGGTGGCGGATCGCGCCGAGCGCACCGCTGATCTTCGGAGCGGCGACCACGAGCTTCGCGATCATGCCCGCACTGCTGCCGGTACCGGGGGCGCCGGTGGCGGCCGGCGGCGCCATCGCCGGGCTCACCCTGGGCACCGGTGTCCTGGTCCAGCCGCTGGCGCGGGTGCTGGAGCGGAAACGCGCCGGCTCGGTCCTGACCGTGGGACTGGTGGTGGTCGTCGGCGGCCTGGTGCTCGCCGCGCTCGCCGCCGCTGTGCAGCTCGTCATTCTCGTGGTCCCCACCGCGATTCTGCTCGGCGCCGGATACGGCATGCTGCTCGTGGGCGGTCTCAGCGGGATCGAAGCGCTCGCCGAGGCCGACGACCTCGCGACCGCGACCGCGGTCTTCTACTGCTTCGCCTACGCGGGCTTCGCGGTGCCCTACCTGTTCACGGCGGTGAACCACGTCGTTCCCGGTTCCGTCGTCCTGGTCATCGCCGCCGCTGCGGTCGCCGTACTGGCCGCGGTGACGACGGTGTCCGCGCGTTCGGCCGGCCCCGCTTAG
- a CDS encoding aromatic amino acid ammonia-lyase produces MTDSSRIEISGAGLRCADVVRVARLSAWAELAPDAIARAGQSYELAVELGAKRAVYGRTTGVGANRHTVVDPESVDQHGLRLLRSHAGGTGEPLSGDAVRAAMLVRLNQLAASGSGVHPRLLRALETALRVGAQPLVHSRGAIGTGDLTSLAEVALTLAGELPWAAGALDPVAISPGDALAFISSNAATLGQAVLAWRDLTRLLDASTVVTALTFCALGGSAEAFSERVHQARPHPGAVRCAAQLRRLLTAADDLPPGRRLQDPFGLRAFPQVQGTALEAAANVERVLDIDLNAAAENPFIDIETEQAYHHGQFSTAHVALAFDHMRAALHHVAELSAARLSDLVEPDLSGLPPFLAEGPAGSSGIMILEYVAHDALGTLRHAASPVTLGTAVISRGLEDHASFSTHAVRSTVAATAAYRTVLACELLGATRALRLADAPLPDTPLREAFQLASSVLPHTMADHPLSTEISQAETLLGRLALL; encoded by the coding sequence ATGACCGACAGCAGCCGAATCGAGATCAGTGGCGCCGGGCTCCGGTGCGCCGACGTCGTGCGGGTGGCCCGCCTCAGTGCGTGGGCCGAACTCGCTCCGGACGCCATCGCCCGGGCCGGGCAGAGTTACGAACTCGCCGTCGAACTGGGCGCGAAACGCGCCGTCTACGGCCGGACGACGGGAGTGGGTGCCAACCGCCACACCGTGGTGGATCCGGAATCGGTCGACCAGCACGGGCTGCGGTTGCTGCGCAGCCATGCCGGCGGCACCGGCGAGCCGTTGTCCGGCGACGCGGTGCGTGCGGCGATGCTCGTGCGGCTGAACCAGCTCGCCGCGTCGGGCAGCGGAGTGCACCCGCGCCTGCTGCGGGCACTGGAAACCGCATTGCGCGTCGGCGCGCAGCCGCTCGTGCACTCACGCGGGGCGATCGGGACCGGTGATCTCACCTCGCTCGCCGAGGTCGCGCTGACCCTGGCGGGTGAGCTGCCCTGGGCGGCCGGTGCGCTCGATCCCGTCGCGATCAGCCCGGGCGACGCGCTCGCGTTCATCTCCAGCAACGCCGCGACGCTCGGCCAGGCCGTGCTCGCGTGGCGGGACCTGACCCGGCTGCTCGACGCCAGCACCGTGGTGACAGCGCTGACTTTCTGTGCTCTCGGCGGTTCGGCCGAGGCGTTCTCCGAACGCGTGCACCAGGCCCGGCCGCATCCGGGCGCGGTGCGCTGTGCCGCGCAGCTGCGCCGGCTGCTGACCGCGGCCGACGACCTGCCGCCGGGCCGCAGGCTGCAGGACCCGTTCGGGCTCCGGGCTTTCCCGCAGGTGCAGGGCACGGCGCTGGAAGCCGCGGCGAACGTGGAGCGCGTACTGGACATCGACCTCAACGCGGCGGCGGAAAATCCGTTCATCGACATCGAGACCGAGCAGGCCTACCACCACGGCCAGTTCTCCACCGCACACGTGGCGCTCGCTTTCGACCACATGCGGGCCGCGCTGCACCACGTGGCGGAGCTGTCCGCCGCGCGGTTGAGCGACCTGGTCGAACCCGATCTCAGTGGCCTCCCGCCGTTCCTCGCCGAAGGCCCGGCAGGCAGTTCGGGAATCATGATCCTCGAGTACGTCGCCCACGACGCCCTCGGCACGCTGCGTCACGCGGCCTCCCCGGTGACTCTCGGGACCGCGGTGATCTCGCGTGGTTTGGAGGATCACGCCAGCTTTTCCACGCACGCCGTGCGCAGCACGGTCGCCGCGACGGCCGCCTACCGCACGGTGCTGGCCTGCGAACTGCTCGGCGCGACGCGCGCGTTGCGTCTCGCGGACGCGCCGTTGCCGGACACCCCGCTGCGTGAGGCGTTCCAGCTCGCGTCGTCGGTTCTCCCGCACACCATGGCGGACCATCCGCTGAGCACCGAAATCAGCCAGGCGGAGACTCTGCTCGGCCGGCTGGCGTTGCTGTGA
- a CDS encoding MurR/RpiR family transcriptional regulator produces MPRPLHDLLTAHRLTPAQRRIASYLADHAADAAALTSAELAQYAEVSQPSVTRFVALLGFDGYGEFRRYLREAPTEPPAESGNKFQAAIDADLRTLKALRSQLADETRLRTIAAALMAGEPLIVAGYRVSAAQAASFAYLARKIHPDVRLVTDAGSVFGDALRHAHRRGAGVMVLFALPRYPRESAEALTQARALGLRTLLITDRPVSVLTPFADDVLGAGVASEFVFDSHAAVVSLSVALVEAMADAAGALARQRLEGFEDYAADQGLFLAE; encoded by the coding sequence ATGCCCCGGCCGCTGCACGATCTGCTGACCGCGCACCGGCTCACCCCGGCGCAGCGGCGGATCGCCAGCTACCTCGCCGACCACGCCGCCGACGCCGCGGCGCTGACCAGTGCCGAGCTGGCCCAGTACGCCGAGGTGAGCCAGCCGTCGGTGACCCGGTTCGTCGCCCTGCTCGGTTTCGACGGCTACGGCGAGTTCCGCCGGTACCTGCGCGAGGCACCCACCGAACCGCCGGCCGAGAGCGGGAACAAGTTCCAGGCCGCGATCGACGCCGATCTGCGCACGCTCAAAGCACTGCGGTCCCAGCTCGCCGACGAGACCCGGCTGCGTACCATCGCCGCGGCGCTGATGGCCGGCGAGCCGCTGATCGTCGCCGGCTACCGGGTGTCCGCCGCGCAGGCCGCATCGTTCGCCTACCTGGCCAGGAAAATCCACCCGGACGTCCGCCTCGTCACCGACGCCGGCAGCGTCTTCGGGGACGCCCTGCGCCACGCCCACCGGCGTGGCGCCGGGGTGATGGTCCTGTTCGCGCTCCCCCGTTACCCACGGGAGAGCGCCGAAGCACTCACGCAGGCCCGGGCACTCGGGCTGCGCACCCTGCTGATCACGGACCGCCCGGTGTCCGTGCTGACCCCGTTCGCCGACGACGTGCTCGGGGCGGGTGTGGCCTCGGAGTTCGTCTTCGACTCCCACGCCGCGGTCGTGTCCCTGTCGGTGGCGCTGGTCGAGGCGATGGCCGACGCGGCCGGCGCGCTCGCCCGGCAACGACTGGAAGGTTTCGAAGACTATGCCGCAGACCAGGGCCTCTTCCTCGCCGAGTGA